The Deinococcus aquiradiocola genome includes a window with the following:
- the ilvB gene encoding biosynthetic-type acetolactate synthase large subunit has translation MSDTEHAGPHHPTQEPMTGAKSLWATLAAHGVDTVFGYPGGAIMPVYDALTYYPEVRHVLTRHEQGAIHAAEGYAKATGRLGVCMATSGPGATNLVTGLADAMMDSVPLLAITGNVARHLIGTDAFQEADITGITLPVTKHNYVVQDPDDLPRIVAEAIRIATTGRPGPVLVDIPKDVQMAAFGGVIVGPQTEVPRLEPRREAVAAAVELLRGAKRPVLMVGGGAQGATPEVTAFARAWQIPTITTLMGLGGFPASDPLWLGMPGMHGSVAANRAISEADVLIGIGLRFDDRVTGRVKDFARHAQIIHVDLDAAEIGKIVHTQVAVRADAAAAAQALTVDAVPYLHPEWTAQIAEWKSREELPTAWGAGYAVKQVVDRLRPDDILTTDVGQHQMLAAQLARFEKPRRWLTSGGLGTMGFGFPAAIGAAMAEPGVTSIVIAGDGGFQMTAQEFATLTKYSVHNVKICIINNSFLGMVRQWQELFHGRRYSEVYLGDSNPDFLKLADAYNISGFRASSAEELPAAIDAWLAHPRSALLEVVVPQEHGVFPMVPAGAALYEMIEKDPSSRDGGAKVEK, from the coding sequence ATGAGCGACACAGAACACGCCGGACCGCACCACCCCACCCAGGAACCCATGACCGGAGCGAAATCGCTCTGGGCGACGCTCGCCGCGCACGGCGTGGACACCGTGTTCGGCTACCCGGGCGGGGCGATCATGCCGGTGTACGACGCGCTGACGTACTACCCGGAGGTGCGGCACGTGCTCACGCGGCACGAGCAGGGCGCCATCCACGCGGCCGAAGGGTACGCGAAGGCGACCGGGCGGCTCGGGGTGTGCATGGCGACCAGCGGTCCGGGCGCCACGAACCTCGTGACGGGCCTCGCGGACGCCATGATGGACAGCGTGCCGCTGCTCGCCATCACCGGCAACGTCGCGCGGCACCTGATCGGGACGGACGCCTTCCAGGAGGCGGACATCACGGGGATCACGCTGCCCGTCACGAAGCACAACTACGTGGTGCAGGACCCGGACGACCTGCCGCGCATCGTGGCCGAAGCGATCCGGATCGCCACGACGGGCCGTCCCGGTCCGGTGCTGGTGGACATCCCCAAGGACGTGCAGATGGCGGCATTCGGCGGCGTGATCGTCGGCCCGCAGACGGAAGTGCCGCGCCTGGAGCCCCGCCGGGAAGCGGTCGCGGCGGCAGTGGAGCTGCTGCGCGGCGCGAAACGGCCGGTGCTGATGGTGGGCGGCGGCGCGCAGGGCGCCACGCCGGAAGTGACGGCGTTCGCTCGCGCGTGGCAGATTCCGACCATCACGACCCTGATGGGCCTGGGCGGCTTCCCGGCCAGCGACCCGCTGTGGCTGGGCATGCCGGGCATGCACGGCAGTGTCGCCGCGAACCGCGCCATCAGTGAGGCGGACGTCCTGATCGGGATCGGGCTGCGTTTCGATGACCGCGTGACGGGCCGCGTGAAGGACTTCGCGCGTCACGCGCAGATCATTCACGTGGACCTCGACGCGGCCGAGATCGGCAAGATCGTGCACACGCAGGTGGCCGTCCGCGCGGACGCCGCCGCCGCCGCGCAGGCCCTGACGGTGGACGCCGTGCCGTACCTGCACCCGGAGTGGACGGCGCAGATCGCCGAGTGGAAGTCCCGCGAGGAACTGCCGACCGCGTGGGGCGCCGGGTACGCCGTGAAGCAGGTCGTGGACCGCCTGCGTCCGGACGACATCCTCACGACGGACGTGGGGCAGCACCAGATGCTGGCCGCGCAGCTCGCCCGCTTCGAGAAGCCGCGCCGCTGGCTGACCTCGGGCGGGCTGGGCACCATGGGCTTCGGGTTCCCTGCCGCGATCGGCGCGGCCATGGCGGAGCCGGGTGTGACGAGCATCGTGATCGCCGGAGACGGCGGCTTCCAGATGACGGCGCAGGAGTTCGCGACCCTCACGAAGTACAGCGTGCACAACGTCAAGATCTGCATCATCAACAACTCCTTCCTGGGCATGGTGCGCCAGTGGCAGGAACTGTTCCACGGGCGGCGGTACTCGGAGGTGTACCTGGGGGACAGCAACCCGGACTTCCTGAAGCTCGCGGACGCGTACAACATCTCCGGGTTCCGCGCGTCGAGCGCCGAGGAACTCCCGGCCGCCATCGACGCGTGGCTCGCGCACCCGCGCTCCGCGCTGCTGGAAGTGGTCGTGCCGCAGGAGCACGGCGTGTTCCCGATGGTGCCCGCGGGCGCGGCCCTGTACGAGATGATCGAGAAGGACCCCAGCAGCCGGGACGGCGGCGCAAAGGTGGAGAAATAA
- the leuB gene encoding 3-isopropylmalate dehydrogenase → MPKVVTLPGDGIGPEVTAAAVAVLREVAPDLTFEEHLLGGAAIEATGEPFPQATRDALKTADAVLLGTVGGAQNSPWNQLPRHLRPESGLLALRKALGVYANLRPVRVQPGLEHLSPLKPELSRGVDILIVRELLGGIYFDQDRKIDGDTAYNTMRYTTPEVERIARIAFWAAEQRKGRVTSVDKANVLEVSELWRRDVTALRDREYPRLHLNHEYVDSVAMLIVSDPARYDVIVTENLFGDILSDLAAVIPGSLGLMPSASLGDGPGLFEPIHGSAPDIAGQGVANPAAAIMSAAMLLRHGLDQPHAAAKIDGAVSQALKTAPTRDIGGTAGTQEFTAAVLQALGRADVG, encoded by the coding sequence ATGCCTAAGGTCGTGACGCTGCCCGGTGACGGGATCGGCCCTGAAGTCACCGCTGCCGCCGTGGCCGTGCTGCGCGAGGTGGCGCCCGACCTGACGTTCGAGGAGCACCTGCTGGGCGGCGCGGCCATCGAGGCGACGGGCGAGCCGTTCCCGCAGGCGACGCGGGACGCGCTGAAGACGGCGGACGCCGTGCTGCTCGGCACGGTGGGCGGCGCGCAGAACAGCCCGTGGAACCAGCTGCCGCGCCACCTGCGCCCCGAGTCGGGCCTGCTGGCGCTGCGCAAGGCGCTCGGCGTGTACGCGAACCTGCGGCCCGTGCGGGTCCAGCCGGGCCTGGAGCACCTGTCGCCGTTGAAGCCGGAACTGAGCCGCGGGGTGGACATCCTGATCGTGCGGGAACTGCTGGGCGGCATCTACTTCGACCAGGACCGCAAGATCGACGGGGACACCGCGTACAACACCATGCGGTACACGACGCCGGAGGTGGAGCGCATCGCGCGCATCGCGTTCTGGGCGGCGGAGCAGCGCAAGGGCCGCGTGACGAGCGTGGACAAGGCGAACGTGCTGGAGGTGTCGGAGCTGTGGCGGCGGGACGTGACGGCCCTGCGGGACCGGGAGTACCCGAGGCTGCACCTGAACCACGAGTACGTGGACAGCGTGGCGATGCTGATCGTGTCGGATCCCGCCCGTTACGACGTGATCGTGACGGAGAACCTGTTCGGGGACATCCTGTCGGACCTCGCGGCCGTGATTCCCGGCAGCCTGGGCCTGATGCCGTCCGCGAGCCTGGGGGACGGTCCGGGACTGTTCGAACCGATTCACGGGTCCGCGCCGGACATTGCCGGGCAGGGCGTCGCGAACCCGGCCGCTGCCATCATGAGTGCCGCGATGCTGCTGCGCCACGGGCTGGACCAGCCGCACGCCGCCGCGAAGATCGACGGGGCGGTGTCGCAGGCGCTCAAGACGGCGCCCACCCGCGACATCGGCGGGACGGCAGGCACGCAGGAGTTCACGGCCGCCGTGCTGCAGGCGCTGGGGCGCGCGGACGTCGGCTGA
- a CDS encoding 3-isopropylmalate dehydratase small subunit, which yields MPKVHVFDRAHINTDEIIPARHLTSDVESELAKFAMEDYDKDFVKRVQKGDIIVAGPDFGCGSSREHAVWAIRGAGIAAVIAPNFARIYYRNSINNGFLALECEGIVEAFQDGDEADLDLKAGVITNKRTGQVVTFVPVAQFALDVQAAGGWLEYMKSHTQAELEAETLDAVSTEGGHHA from the coding sequence ATGCCGAAAGTTCATGTCTTTGACCGTGCGCACATCAACACCGACGAGATCATTCCCGCCCGTCACCTCACGAGCGACGTGGAGAGCGAACTGGCGAAGTTCGCGATGGAGGATTACGACAAGGACTTCGTGAAGCGCGTCCAGAAGGGCGACATCATCGTGGCCGGCCCGGACTTCGGGTGCGGCAGCAGCCGCGAGCATGCCGTGTGGGCGATCCGCGGGGCGGGCATCGCGGCCGTGATCGCGCCGAACTTCGCGCGCATCTATTACCGCAACAGCATCAACAACGGTTTCCTGGCGCTGGAGTGCGAGGGCATCGTGGAGGCCTTCCAGGACGGCGACGAGGCCGACCTGGACCTGAAGGCGGGCGTCATCACCAACAAGCGCACCGGGCAGGTCGTGACCTTCGTGCCGGTCGCGCAGTTCGCGCTGGACGTGCAGGCGGCGGGCGGCTGGCTGGAGTACATGAAGAGCCACACGCAGGCCGAGCTGGAAGCGGAGACGCTGGACGCCGTGAGCACCGAGGGCGGCCACCATGCCTAA
- a CDS encoding LysE family transporter, producing the protein MLSTLLTVAALHTLVLVVPGPDVLLVSQTAVARSRRAALLAGAGVVSGIACWAALALLGINVLFEQFAWVHGVIRVAGGAYLLFMAFTLWRSSFRRAEGEAAPVLPARSDAQAFRSGFLTNIANPKAAIFFGSVFSSVLPAHSGTGVKLGAFAVIVTLSVLWFALVAFGMSTVRLQSAYLRARRGIDRVAGSVMAGFGTLLLLERD; encoded by the coding sequence GTGCTGAGCACCCTGCTGACCGTGGCGGCCCTGCACACCCTGGTGCTGGTCGTGCCGGGACCGGACGTGCTGCTGGTGAGTCAGACGGCCGTCGCCCGGTCGCGCCGCGCGGCGCTGCTGGCCGGGGCGGGCGTCGTGAGCGGTATCGCGTGCTGGGCGGCGCTGGCGCTGCTGGGCATCAACGTGCTGTTCGAGCAGTTCGCGTGGGTGCACGGCGTCATCCGCGTGGCGGGCGGCGCGTACCTGCTGTTCATGGCGTTCACGCTGTGGCGCTCCAGCTTCCGGCGTGCGGAGGGCGAGGCGGCGCCTGTCCTCCCGGCGCGCAGTGACGCGCAGGCGTTCCGGAGCGGCTTCCTGACGAACATCGCGAACCCGAAGGCGGCGATCTTTTTCGGGAGCGTGTTCTCCAGCGTGCTGCCCGCGCACAGCGGGACGGGCGTCAAGCTGGGGGCCTTCGCGGTCATCGTGACGCTCAGCGTGCTGTGGTTCGCGCTGGTGGCGTTCGGGATGTCCACCGTGCGTCTGCAGTCCGCGTACCTGCGGGCGCGGCGCGGCATTGACCGCGTGGCGGGCAGCGTCATGGCGGGCTTCGGGACGCTGCTGCTGCTGGAGCGCGACTGA
- a CDS encoding 3-isopropylmalate dehydratase large subunit, whose translation MGMTIAEKILAAHSGHESLVPGQLIECATDWVLCHEITTPAALRMLEERGMDSVFNPDQIVAIPDHSVPAMNIKAATMYQKLKSWVHEKGIKHFYDVGRGGIAHVVLENTGLAKPGQTLVSGDSHTCNAGALGMFATGVGSTDLAGAIYAGKVWFKVPETMLIRVTGEFREGVSAKDLALEVIRQIDADGANYMVMEWVGDTIDRLDMEGRFTLTNMAIEAGGKTGIIAVDDTTRAYMAARGVTPDQYTEYTSDPDAHYKVVLDIDVSTLEPTVAFPHIPSNGRVAGADRVKVSHAYVGSCTNGRISDLREVARILKGHTVADGVQMLIVPATQQVWKQAAQEGLMEIFVDAGATVSYPSCGACLGMHTGVLGPGDVCISSTNRNFVGRMGDPTAEIYLASPATVAASAITGFISDPREHNTQAGAAD comes from the coding sequence ATGGGAATGACGATTGCGGAGAAGATTCTGGCGGCCCATTCCGGGCATGAGTCCCTGGTTCCTGGTCAGTTGATCGAGTGCGCGACGGACTGGGTGCTGTGTCATGAGATCACGACGCCGGCGGCCCTGCGGATGCTGGAGGAGCGCGGGATGGATTCCGTGTTCAACCCGGATCAGATCGTGGCGATTCCGGATCACAGTGTGCCGGCCATGAACATCAAGGCGGCCACGATGTACCAGAAGCTGAAGAGCTGGGTGCACGAGAAGGGCATCAAGCACTTCTACGACGTGGGTCGTGGTGGGATCGCGCACGTGGTGCTGGAGAACACCGGGCTCGCGAAGCCGGGGCAAACGCTGGTGAGCGGCGACAGTCACACCTGCAACGCGGGCGCGCTGGGCATGTTCGCGACCGGGGTGGGGAGCACGGACCTGGCGGGCGCCATCTACGCCGGGAAGGTGTGGTTCAAGGTGCCGGAGACGATGCTGATCCGCGTGACGGGCGAGTTCCGTGAGGGCGTGAGCGCGAAGGACCTGGCGCTGGAGGTGATCCGGCAGATCGACGCGGACGGCGCGAACTACATGGTGATGGAGTGGGTGGGTGACACCATCGACCGTCTGGACATGGAGGGGCGGTTCACGCTGACGAACATGGCGATCGAGGCGGGCGGCAAGACCGGCATCATCGCGGTGGACGACACGACGCGGGCGTACATGGCGGCGCGTGGCGTGACGCCGGACCAGTACACGGAGTACACGTCCGACCCGGACGCGCACTACAAGGTGGTGCTGGACATTGACGTGTCGACGCTGGAGCCGACGGTGGCGTTCCCGCACATTCCGAGCAACGGTCGGGTGGCGGGCGCGGACCGCGTGAAGGTGTCGCACGCGTACGTGGGCAGCTGCACGAACGGCCGCATCAGCGACCTGCGTGAGGTGGCGCGCATCCTGAAGGGGCACACGGTGGCGGACGGCGTGCAGATGCTGATCGTGCCGGCCACGCAGCAGGTGTGGAAGCAGGCGGCGCAGGAGGGTCTGATGGAGATCTTCGTGGATGCGGGCGCGACCGTGAGCTACCCGAGCTGCGGGGCGTGCCTGGGCATGCATACGGGCGTGCTGGGGCCGGGCGACGTGTGCATCTCGTCCACCAACCGGAATTTCGTGGGTCGGATGGGTGATCCGACGGCGGAGATCTATCTGGCGTCTCCGGCGACCGTGGCGGCGAGTGCCATCACGGGCTTCATCTCGGACCCGCGTGAGCACAACACGCAGGCGGGAGCGGCCGACTGA
- a CDS encoding M3 family oligoendopeptidase, producing MTANTQAPLTQEPHWRTDDLYPALDSAEYAAAVQDVADRVTALGALFDRLDIRKDGQPKDPAAAFDEATTALNALLSAMTPVRAYAQAFVTTDSRNDLAQARASELSTLAQPLSNLGTRYEAWVGGLDPEHLTAQSAVAAAHTYTVQRARYAAQHQMSPDEEALASQLSSSSSEGWSKLHGNVCSLLNATVNGETLPVTAIRNLASHPDARVRAESYDAELRLWQTAEVPLAAAMNGIKGRVNVLNARRGYADAVEPTLHGNSIDRDTLNAMQRAVTASFPDFRRYFRAKARLLGHQDGRLPWSDLFAPVGTSSRTWTYPEAKQFVEQSFRTYSDRLADFAARAFHEDWLDVPARAGKRGGAFCMGWKNGESRILLNHAPSLDSTSTLAHELGHGYHNLCLKDRTPLQKSTPMTLAETASIFCETIVQQNALASAHGQERLYILETALMGQAQVVVDIHSRYLFENAVFEARQKRDLSPAELNALMLQAQHDTYGDALATQHSYMWAVKPHYYGSSFYNYPYTFGLLFGLGLYARYRTDPDSFRAQYDDLLSRTGMSDAATLARDFGIDTRDEAFWTSSLDVIRESITEYETLART from the coding sequence ATGACGGCGAACACGCAGGCTCCGCTGACCCAGGAACCCCACTGGCGCACCGACGACCTCTACCCCGCCCTGGACAGCGCCGAGTACGCGGCCGCCGTGCAGGACGTCGCGGACCGGGTGACGGCCCTCGGCGCGCTCTTCGACCGGCTCGACATCCGCAAGGACGGCCAGCCGAAGGACCCGGCCGCCGCCTTCGACGAGGCCACCACCGCCCTGAACGCCCTGCTGAGCGCCATGACGCCCGTCCGCGCGTACGCGCAGGCGTTCGTGACGACCGACAGCCGCAACGACCTCGCGCAGGCCAGGGCCAGCGAACTCAGCACCCTCGCGCAGCCGCTCTCGAACCTCGGCACGCGCTACGAGGCGTGGGTGGGCGGCCTCGACCCCGAACACCTCACCGCGCAGTCCGCCGTGGCCGCCGCACACACGTACACTGTCCAGCGGGCCCGGTACGCCGCGCAGCACCAGATGAGCCCCGACGAGGAAGCCCTCGCGTCCCAGCTGAGCAGCAGCAGCAGCGAAGGCTGGAGCAAACTGCACGGCAACGTCTGCAGCCTCCTGAACGCCACCGTGAACGGCGAGACGCTCCCCGTCACCGCCATCCGCAACCTCGCCAGCCACCCGGACGCCCGCGTGCGCGCCGAAAGCTACGACGCCGAACTGCGCCTCTGGCAGACGGCCGAAGTGCCGCTCGCGGCCGCCATGAACGGCATCAAGGGCCGCGTCAACGTCCTCAACGCCCGGCGCGGCTACGCGGACGCCGTGGAACCCACCCTGCACGGCAACAGCATCGACCGCGACACCCTGAACGCCATGCAGCGCGCCGTCACGGCCAGCTTCCCCGACTTCCGCCGGTACTTCCGCGCCAAGGCCCGCCTGCTCGGCCACCAGGACGGCCGCCTCCCCTGGAGCGACCTGTTCGCGCCGGTCGGCACCTCCAGCCGCACCTGGACGTACCCGGAAGCGAAACAGTTCGTGGAACAGAGCTTCCGCACGTACTCCGACCGCCTCGCGGACTTCGCCGCCCGCGCCTTCCACGAGGACTGGCTCGACGTGCCCGCCCGCGCCGGGAAACGCGGCGGGGCCTTCTGCATGGGCTGGAAGAACGGCGAGAGCCGCATCCTCCTGAACCACGCGCCCAGCCTCGACAGCACCAGCACCCTCGCACACGAACTCGGGCACGGCTACCACAACCTCTGCCTCAAGGACCGCACGCCCCTCCAGAAATCCACCCCCATGACGCTCGCCGAGACCGCCAGCATCTTCTGCGAGACCATCGTGCAGCAGAACGCCCTCGCCAGCGCCCACGGCCAGGAACGCCTGTACATCCTCGAGACGGCCCTGATGGGCCAGGCACAGGTCGTGGTCGACATCCACTCCCGCTACCTCTTCGAGAACGCCGTCTTCGAAGCCCGCCAGAAACGCGACCTGTCCCCCGCCGAACTGAACGCCCTGATGCTCCAGGCGCAACACGACACGTACGGCGACGCGCTCGCCACGCAGCACTCCTACATGTGGGCCGTGAAACCCCACTACTACGGCAGCAGCTTCTACAACTACCCGTACACCTTCGGCCTGCTGTTCGGACTGGGCCTCTACGCCCGCTACCGCACCGACCCGGACAGCTTCCGCGCGCAGTACGACGACCTGCTCAGCCGCACCGGCATGAGCGACGCCGCCACCCTCGCCCGCGACTTCGGCATCGACACGCGCGACGAGGCCTTCTGGACGAGCAGCCTCGACGTGATCCGCGAAAGCATCACCGAATACGAAACCCTCGCCCGCACCTGA
- a CDS encoding PIN/TRAM domain-containing protein has product MPAIRLLTLLLGLLLGYGAGRWISVAQHVEAPSSFLNIISLMLAGVMLAVLLAPRAERLGARFIETLEHWYEQLSPRTVTAATLALVVSLVVSVLLGNLLGGVPYYRWWWNPLITLVLAGFFVPFAVRNADTFGVIAPTPVRRRSGGKILDSNVVIDGRIVELARTGLLEGELIVPAFVLREVQLLSDHGDPQKRMRGKRGLSVLEELRQVVTLRVDDWDAPELSMTDDKLVRLARETCSKLISNDTNLAKVARLYGVTVVNLNEAAVALRPQLQVGDALTVTITKNGQQAGQGIGYLEDGTMLVVEEGAKHKNRSVRVVVLNNVQTNMGRMIFARAEPQSKDAPRENGKDRQPDVTDPTPARS; this is encoded by the coding sequence GTGCCTGCCATCCGTCTCCTGACTCTGCTGCTGGGCCTGCTGCTGGGCTACGGCGCGGGTCGCTGGATCTCGGTCGCCCAGCACGTCGAGGCCCCGTCATCCTTCCTGAACATCATCTCGCTCATGCTGGCCGGCGTCATGCTGGCTGTCCTGCTCGCACCCCGCGCCGAACGCCTCGGTGCTCGCTTCATCGAGACGCTCGAACACTGGTACGAGCAGCTGTCTCCCCGCACCGTGACGGCCGCGACGCTCGCGCTGGTCGTGTCGCTCGTGGTGAGCGTGCTGCTCGGCAACCTGCTGGGCGGCGTCCCGTACTACCGCTGGTGGTGGAACCCGCTCATCACGCTCGTGCTGGCCGGGTTCTTCGTGCCGTTCGCGGTGCGGAACGCCGACACCTTCGGCGTGATCGCGCCCACGCCCGTGCGCCGCAGGTCGGGCGGCAAGATCCTCGACAGCAACGTCGTCATCGACGGACGCATCGTGGAACTCGCCCGGACGGGCCTGCTGGAAGGTGAACTGATCGTCCCGGCCTTCGTGCTGCGCGAGGTGCAGCTGCTCTCCGACCACGGCGACCCGCAGAAGCGCATGCGCGGCAAGCGCGGCCTGAGCGTGCTGGAGGAACTGCGGCAGGTGGTGACGCTGCGCGTGGACGACTGGGACGCGCCGGAACTCAGCATGACCGACGACAAACTCGTGCGCCTCGCCCGCGAGACGTGCAGCAAACTCATCAGCAACGACACCAACCTCGCCAAGGTCGCGCGGCTGTACGGCGTGACGGTCGTGAACCTCAACGAGGCGGCCGTCGCGCTGCGCCCGCAACTGCAGGTGGGGGACGCGCTGACCGTCACCATCACCAAGAACGGCCAGCAGGCCGGGCAGGGCATCGGGTACCTGGAGGACGGCACGATGCTGGTGGTGGAGGAAGGCGCGAAGCACAAGAACCGCAGCGTGCGCGTCGTCGTGCTGAACAACGTGCAGACGAACATGGGCCGCATGATCTTCGCGCGGGCCGAACCGCAATCCAAGGACGCGCCGCGCGAGAACGGCAAGGACCGCCAGCCGGACGTGACCGACCCCACGCCCGCCCGCAGCTGA
- the radA gene encoding DNA repair protein RadA has protein sequence MAKVTTKYVCTSCGYQSAKPLGRCPNCQAWNSFEEETPSVAATGRGGGYGGVRGGKLTALSTVGRREEPRTPTGLPELDRVLGGGLVAGGVTLIGGEPGIGKSTLLLQVADLVARAGGRVLYVAGEESLEQIRLRADRLGVTGEIDLTRDTRAEMIAAHMEQERPALCIVDSIQTVTLEDSAGVAGGVSQVRDATATLTRAAKETGTATVLVGHVTKDGNVAGPKVMEHIVDTTVFLESVGAFRLLRSVKNRFGQAGELGVFEMRESGLVAVENPSAAFLAERPVGVPGSVVAATQDGHRPMLLEVQALAARTPYPNPRRVVVGLDARRVDVVLAVLERRLNLALGNLDIYVNLAGGLKVPDPGLDLAVALAVYSAVVGKAMPGNVAVFGEVGLAGEVRTVQGAIRRAEEARRAGYTRLVVPPGLDGEQGVRSVEDALGVVWQGQKPARTTQDDLSR, from the coding sequence ATGGCGAAGGTCACCACCAAGTACGTCTGCACGTCGTGCGGGTACCAGTCCGCGAAACCGCTCGGCCGCTGCCCGAACTGTCAGGCGTGGAACAGCTTCGAGGAGGAAACGCCGAGCGTCGCCGCGACCGGCAGGGGCGGCGGGTACGGCGGCGTGCGCGGCGGCAAGCTCACGGCGCTCAGCACCGTCGGGCGGCGCGAGGAGCCGCGCACGCCGACCGGCCTTCCGGAACTCGACCGGGTGCTGGGCGGCGGACTCGTGGCGGGCGGCGTGACCCTGATCGGCGGTGAGCCGGGCATCGGCAAGAGCACGCTGCTGCTGCAGGTCGCGGACCTCGTCGCGCGCGCGGGCGGCCGCGTGCTGTACGTGGCGGGCGAGGAAAGTCTCGAACAGATCCGCCTGCGCGCCGACCGGCTCGGCGTGACGGGCGAGATCGACCTGACGCGCGACACGCGCGCCGAGATGATCGCCGCGCACATGGAGCAGGAACGCCCCGCGCTGTGCATCGTGGACAGCATCCAGACCGTGACGCTGGAGGACTCGGCGGGCGTGGCGGGCGGCGTGTCGCAGGTGCGGGACGCGACCGCCACCCTGACGCGCGCCGCCAAGGAGACCGGCACCGCGACCGTGCTGGTCGGGCACGTCACCAAGGACGGCAACGTCGCCGGCCCGAAGGTGATGGAGCACATCGTGGACACCACCGTGTTCCTGGAGTCGGTGGGCGCGTTCCGGCTGCTGCGCAGCGTCAAGAACCGCTTCGGGCAGGCGGGCGAGCTGGGCGTGTTCGAGATGCGCGAGTCGGGCCTCGTGGCCGTCGAGAACCCCAGTGCCGCCTTCCTGGCCGAACGGCCCGTCGGGGTGCCGGGCAGCGTCGTGGCCGCCACGCAGGACGGGCACCGGCCCATGCTGCTGGAAGTGCAGGCGCTCGCAGCACGCACCCCGTACCCCAACCCGCGCCGCGTGGTGGTGGGCCTGGACGCGCGGCGCGTGGACGTGGTGCTGGCCGTGCTGGAGCGCCGCCTGAACCTCGCGCTGGGGAACCTCGACATCTACGTGAACCTCGCGGGCGGCCTGAAGGTCCCGGACCCCGGCCTGGACCTCGCGGTGGCGCTCGCGGTGTACTCGGCCGTGGTCGGCAAGGCCATGCCCGGCAACGTCGCCGTGTTCGGCGAGGTGGGCCTCGCGGGCGAGGTGCGGACCGTGCAGGGCGCCATCCGGCGGGCCGAGGAGGCGAGGCGTGCCGGGTACACGCGGCTCGTCGTGCCGCCCGGCCTGGACGGCGAGCAGGGCGTCAGGAGCGTCGAGGACGCCCTCGGCGTCGTGTGGCAGGGCCAGAAGCCCGCCCGCACCACGCAGGACGACCTGTCCCGCTGA
- a CDS encoding DUF2087 domain-containing protein: MNRPVKRRNTRNKKTLAPAKTLNGISAFQDEQGRVAIWPSARRRDAQVAVLEHLAAQFEGGRIYPQADVDAVLQRHVSLQDPQTLLDELVDSDYLRRDPQAGTYWRSIGRPTTTPELPEAPRSGRVTPQSGSGQD; the protein is encoded by the coding sequence ATGAACCGCCCCGTCAAACGCCGCAACACCCGCAACAAGAAGACCCTCGCGCCCGCCAAGACCCTGAACGGCATCAGCGCCTTCCAGGACGAGCAGGGCCGCGTCGCCATCTGGCCGTCCGCGCGCCGCCGGGACGCGCAGGTCGCCGTGCTGGAACACCTCGCCGCGCAGTTCGAGGGCGGACGCATCTACCCGCAGGCGGACGTGGACGCCGTGCTGCAACGCCACGTCAGCCTGCAGGACCCACAGACGCTGCTGGACGAACTGGTGGACAGCGACTACCTGCGCCGCGACCCGCAGGCCGGCACGTACTGGCGCAGCATCGGCCGGCCCACCACCACGCCCGAACTGCCGGAAGCGCCCCGAAGCGGCCGTGTCACGCCGCAGAGCGGCTCCGGGCAGGACTGA